The proteins below come from a single Drosophila miranda strain MSH22 chromosome Y unlocalized genomic scaffold, D.miranda_PacBio2.1 Contig_Y1_pilon, whole genome shotgun sequence genomic window:
- the LOC117191378 gene encoding uncharacterized protein LOC117191378, with protein sequence MSDLVGTEEFSAAQLREWLESLNLPKGGSKAAMAARLNEIPVELRGQGPPAAETCENEREDEAAADQDSTKSERKEKNEKAPQAPGHNNNHGEYRAEVEMLKLQIELLKLQSKREKEGRGENTTPAASNDAGVMLLNAAKDMLPTYHGNISGNNDDVTTWIAQFKAVAKVNKLKDEKLLMLLMSKLKDKALVWLHSSPEHMSLPIDQLLNVMEDTFHPKESKLVLRRKFESRSWARGEEFSMYFNAKVSLASRIVIDDEEFIDGVIEGIPDVGLRRQAHMQCFGAPYQLLKAFEKIMLPKKYGSTEGANTGASPTPIRCYNCNSLGHVAGECRKPKRERGACYGCGSMSHQVSHCDEKKYKIASSTQGAQ encoded by the exons ATGTCGGACTTGGTCGGCACGGAGGAGTTCTCGGCCGCCCAGCTGCGCGAATGGCTGGAGTCCCTCAATCTAccaaaaggtggaagcaaagcTGCCATGGCAGCGAGACTTAACGAAATACCAGTAGAGCTGCGGGGACAGGGACCACCGGCAGCCGAAACATGCGAGAACGAGAGGGAAGATGAGGCGGCCGCAGATCAAGACTCGACGAAGAGCGAACGCAAAGAGAAGAACGAAAAAGCACCGCAAGCGCCTgggcacaacaacaaccatgGCGAATATCGAGCAGAGGTTGAAATGTTAAAACTGCAAAtcgagctgctgaagctgcagAGCAAGAGGGAGAAGGAAGGGAGAGGAGAGAACACAACACCAGCCGCCAGCAATGACGCTGGCGTCATGTTGCTAAATGCCGCCAAAGACATGTTGCCAACATATCATGGCAACATTTCTGGAAACAACGATGACGTCACAACTTGGATCGCGCAGTTTAAGGCCGTCGCAAAAGTGAACAAACTGAAGGATGAGAAGCTACTAATGCTGCTAATGTCGAAGCTTAAGGACAAAGCATTGGTGTGGCTGCATTCGAGTCCGGAGCACATGTCGCTGCCAATCGATCAATTGTTGAACGTCATGGAAGACACTTTCCATCCCAAGGAAAGCAAACTGGTGCTCCGTCGCAAGTTCGAGTCCCGTTCATGGGCACGTGGCGAGGAGTTCTCGATGTACTTCAACGCCAAAGTGTCGCTGGCATCCCGCATAGTCATTGACGACGAGGAGTTTATTGACGGAGTCATCGAAGGTATCCCAGATGTAGGCCTGCGTAGGCAAGCCCACATGCAGTGCTTTGGCGCTCCATATCAACTACTCAAGGCGTTCGAGAAGATCATGCTGCCAAAGAAGTACGGTTCAACTGAAGGGGCAAACACTGGAGCCTCGCCAACACCCATTCGCTGCTACAACTGCAACTCTTTGGGCCACGTGGCAGGGGAGTGCCGCAAGCCCAAGCGCGAAAGAGGAGCGTGCTACGGATGCGGCAGCATGAGTCACCAGGTGTCACACTGTGACGAAAAGAAGTACAAG ATTGCCTCATCGACTCAGGGAGCCCAATAA